From the genome of Halorussus sp. MSC15.2, one region includes:
- a CDS encoding DUF5804 family protein, which yields MTQVCLVGSEGVDLRTELVSRETAREALATYDLREEYENSLTVETISLGSAVALLNDLNWYLVRFADDALVLEPSVSETEWLSRDLAEAVRDGEIEPEATDRYLKVYGLTAEGRLVEPMFVARREDGEIPSYDLRDVEDTVVVRVAEDEFAG from the coding sequence GTGACTCAGGTCTGTCTCGTCGGTTCCGAGGGCGTGGACCTCCGCACCGAACTCGTCTCGCGCGAGACCGCCCGCGAGGCGCTGGCCACCTACGACCTCCGGGAGGAGTACGAGAACTCGCTGACCGTCGAAACCATCAGCCTCGGCTCCGCGGTGGCGCTGTTGAACGACCTGAACTGGTATCTCGTCCGGTTCGCCGACGACGCGCTGGTCCTCGAACCGAGCGTCAGCGAGACCGAGTGGCTCTCGCGAGACCTCGCAGAAGCGGTTCGGGACGGCGAAATCGAACCGGAAGCGACCGACCGCTACCTCAAGGTCTACGGCCTGACCGCGGAGGGCCGACTCGTCGAACCGATGTTCGTGGCCCGCCGCGAGGACGGCGAGATACCGAGCTACGACCTGCGAGACGTGGAAGACACCGTCGTCGTTCGCGTCGCCGAAGACGAGTTCGCCGGCTGA